The Martelella endophytica genome contains the following window.
CGCGATCGCCGGTCCCGATGCAACAGACGGGCTGGTCGGCCGGGTGTCCCATGTCGAATTCATGGGCCACGAAATCTACCTCTACATCACCGTCGAGGATCACAGCTTCACCGTCGTCGTGCCGGCGGCCGGTCTGGGACATAGCTATATGCGCGACGACCAGATCCGCATCGTTCCCCAGGACGATGCAATGCACATATTCCACCGCCGCACCGGCGAGAACATCTCGCTCGCGGCTTGATCGTCTCATCTTTTTCAGGGAGGACAACATGAAACTGAAGACGACTATACTGGCCACGCTGATGGCCGCAACCAGTCTCACCGCAGCCCAGGCGGCGGATCTGCGCATGTCATGGTGGGGCGGCGACAGCCGTCACGTGGCAACGCAGGACGCGCTGAAATATTGCGGCGAAAAGCTCGGCCACACCATCAGCCCGGAATTCACCGGCTGGGACGGCCACCAGGAAAAGATCACCACGCAGCTTGCCGGCGGTACCGAAGCCGACATCATGCAGATCAACTGGCCATGGCTGCCGCTGTTCACGCCGCGTGGCGAGGGCTTCGCCGATCTCAACGACTACGCCGACATCATCGACCTGACGCAGTGGACCAAGGACGATCTGGCATCGGGTTCGGTCAACGGCCATCTTCAGGGCCTGCCGCTGTCGACCACCGGCCGCCTGCCGTGGTTCAACCAGACCACCTTCGAAAAGGCCGGCGTGCCGATCCCGACGACCTGGGATGACCTCGACACCGCCGCCGCCGCCTTCAAGGAAAAGCTCGGCGACGGCTACTACCCCTACGAAGCGACCGGCGCCGACGGACTTGACGCCCGCCTTCTGATGATGGCCTACCTGACCCAGAAGACCGGCAAGACCATGATCGACCCGGAAACCGGCGAATTCCTCTATTCCGTTGAGGAAATCAAGGAAGGGCTCGATCTCTACAAGCGGTTCCAGGACGAAGGCGCGATCATTCCGTGGCCGGAAGTGGCCGCCGGCGGCAACCGCCCGCTGCATGAAAACCCGGCATGGGCCGATGGCCACATCGCCGGCACGTTCCAGTGGGACACGGTCTACTCCAAGATCAATGACCCGCTTCAGGAAGGTGAAGTTCTCGTCCCGACCAAGATCCTGCTCGCCGAAGGCGCCACCAATGACGGCGTCTATCGCAAGCCTTCGATGCTGTTCTCGATTTCGAAGAACTCGAAGGATCCGAAGGCCGCTGCCGAAGTCGTCAATTGCCTGCTGAACGATTCCGGTGCGATCGAGATCCTCGGGACCCAGCGTGGCATTCCGGCTGCCAAGGGTGCCTATGAGCAGCTGAAGGCCGCCGGCGCGATCGAGCCGCAGCTCGCCGCTGCCCACGACATCATCCTGGAAGCCACCGGCCCCACGATCTCGCCGCTCAACGAGCATCCGCAGTTCGTGCAGGTCTTCGGCGATATTCTCGAGGAGTTTGCCTACGGTCAGATCGATTCCGAAACGGCCGCAGAGGAAATCGTCGAGGGTTCGACCGACGTTCTGCAGGGGCTTCAGAACTAAGAGCCGCTGTTGAAATCCGGGGCGGCGGCTGACCGCCGTCCCTCAGCCCATACATTGACTGGACGATGATGATGACCGCCATCGAGCTTCTCGCCGTGACGGCGAGGACGGCGACGTTTGCCGTTTTTTCCGGACGGAATAACTATTTCCTGAAGTCGCCGCAGGCATGGCGTCTCGTGGCCGATGGCACCGAGGTGCAGGCCGGCGAGATCGATCGGACCGTCTTTTCCGTGAGCGACCTGACACCGGAAGCCGGCTACCGCCTCGAGATCGGGGGCGAGAGCCTCGATTTCAGCACGGCTGCCGAAAGCCGCTACGCCGATATCACCGAATTCGGTGCCTCGCCGGAGAGCGAGAATAACGCCGCAGCCATCCAGTCGGCGATCGACGCCATGCCGGAGGGGGCGACCCTCCACATCGGCCCCGGTATCTGGAAGAGCGGGCCGCTGTTCCTGACGTCCGGTCTGACCCTCGTTCTCGATCGCGATGCCGTGCTCTATGGCATTGCCGACCGTTCGCAATATCCGATCCTCCCCGCCCGTCGCGACGATGGTCGTGTGCTCGGCACCTGGGAAGGCGTGGCAGAAGCCTGCTATGCCTCGCTGATCACCGCCATCGACGCGACGGGCGTCGCGATTGTCGGCGATGGGCGGATCGATGCCGGCGGCGACCGCGGCGACTGGTGGACATGGCACAAGGAAACGCGCGATGGCGCCCGCCGTCCGCGCAGCCTGTTCTTCAGCTATTGCCGCGATGTCACCATTGCCGGCATCACCATCTGCAATTCCCCGGCCTGGATGCTGCATCCGGTCTTCACGCGCGACATGCTTGTCGCCGGGGTGAAGATCGAGAGCGATCCGCATTCACCGAACACCGATGGTTTCGATCCGGAGTGCTGCGAGAATGTCACCATGCGCGGCATTCATTTCTCCGTCGGCGACGACTGCATCGCCATCAAGGCAGGCAAGCGCGATCCGAAGGGCGGGCTCGATGGTCCGACACGCGATATCCGCATCGAAAACTGCTTCATGGAGCGTGGCCATGGCGGCGTGGTCATCGGCTCGGAAATGAGCGGTACGGTGTCCGGTGTCACCGTTGCACGCTGCGAGATGCGCGACACCGATCGCGGCCTCAGGGTCAAGACCCGGCGCGGACGTGGCGCTTACGTCTCCCGCATCCTCGTTGAGGATTGCGTGATGGACAACGTCGCAAGCCCCTTCGTCATGAACGCCTTCTATTTCTGCGACGCTGACGGCAAGTCCGACTATGTCCAGTCGCGCGCACTTTCGCCGGTGGACGAGACGACGCCGCGCATGTCGGATATCACCTTCCGCCGGATTGTCGCACGTAATGTCCACACGGCCGCCGCCGCCTTTTATGGCCTGCCGGAAATGCCGATCGAAAATGTCACCATCGAGGACTACACGGTCTCCTATGCGCCCGATGCTGTCGCGGCGCCGCCGGTGATGGCCTGCCAGATCGATCCCGTGCGTCATGGCGGGATCATTGCCGAAAACGCCTTCGTCAGCGCCCGGAATGTCGTCTTCGAGCGGCAGGGCACGGAAGAACCGTTTTATCGTCAGTGGCTGCTGCGCTATTGCGACGAATACGCCGCCGACTACCGGGCCTACAAGGGCGGGCCGCTCTGCTATGAGGACGGCTGCCTTTATCGCGGTCTGATCGCGCTGCATGAGGTGACCGGCGAGCAGCGCTGGGTCGATCATATGGTCCGTCTGGTCAACGCTCAGGTTGCTCCTGACGGCACGATGGCGGGCTACGAGCTTGAGGATTTCAACATCGACAACGTGCTCTCCGGGCGCGCGCTGGTGTGGCTTGCCCAACGTTTCGATGATCCACGTTACCGCAAGGCCGCAGACACGCTGGCCGAGCAGCTTTCCCGCCATCCGCGCGTCAAGGAAGGCCCGCACTGGCACAAGCATCGCTATCCGGAGCAGGTCTGGCTCGACGGGCTCTATATGGGCCTGCCGTTCAAGCTGGAATACGGCCTCGCCTTTGGCCGTCCCGATTTCGTGGAAGAGGCGGCGGATGAGCTGCTGGCCGGTCTCGCTCTCACCTATGACGCGTCGAGCCGGCTCTACCGCCACGCTTACGATTCCGCGAAGGCCCAGCCCTGGGCCGACCCGGAGACCGGACTTTCGCCGGCGCACTGGGCGCGGGCGATCGGCTGGGCGGCCATGGCCATGATCGACGTCGTCGAGAACCTCCCGGCGGGCGAAAAGCGCGATGCGATCACCGCCCGCTGGCAGGCGCTGGCCGCGCGTCTCACAGAGCTTGTAACGGCCGATGGCCGCTGGCTGCAGGTTCCCGACATGCCGGAGATGGGCGGCAATTATGCCGAAAGCTCGGCAACGGCCATGCTTGCCTATGTCTACATGAAGGCTTCCCGCCTCGGTCTCGGCACTGATCGCGACCCCGGTATTGCCGCTTTCGAATCGCTGATCAAGAATGCCTTCGAGACCGATGTCACCGGCCGCCGTGTTCTTGGCCGCATCGTCTGGGTCGCCGGCCTCGGCGGCTTCAACGGCAACTATCGCGACGGCACGCCGGGCTACTACCTCACCGAGGCAATCAACCCCGACGACATCAAGGGCGTCGGGCCGTTCATGATGGGGTTTGCGGAGACGCTGTAGCGGGCACCCCAGACTGGATGTGGCGGCCTCACACGAATGCGTTGCCGCCATCAGATGCGCCCTCAGGGCAAGTTTGAAAAGCTTTCGCGACGTCGGAAAGGCGTCGCGAAAACTGTCATCCCAGCATCAGCTGATCATCGTCGATCTCGGTTCCCGCCGCGCGGCCGAAACGTTCGAGCAGGTCGGAGACCTTGAGCTTCGAGCGTTCCTCGCCCTTGATATCGAGCACGATGCGGCCGGCATTCATCATCAGCGTTCGCGAGCCGTAAGCCAGCGCGTCCTTCATCGAATGCGTGACCATCAGCGTCGTCAGGCGACCTTCACCGGCGATCTCGGCTGAGAGTGTCAGCACCTTGTGGGCGGCAGACGGGTCGAGAGCGGCGGTGTGTTCGTCGAGGACGAGGATCTTCATCGGCAAAAGCGTCGCCATCAGCAGGCTGACGGCCTGGCGCTGGCCGCCGGAGAGCGCTCCGATCGGGGTTGCCATGCGGTGCTCGAGCCCGAGGCCGAGCTTTTCCAGATGCTCGGCGAACATCGCCTTCTGACCGTGCTTGCCGAGGGCGAGGCTCAGCCCGCGCCTTTTGCCGCGGGCGGCAGCGAGGGCCAGGTTTTCCTCGATCGACAGCGACGAGCAGGTGCCGAGCCGCGGTTCCTGAAACACCCGGCCGACGAGCCCGGCGCGCTTGGCGGCGGGCCAGGCGGTGACGTCATTGCCGGCAAGATGCACAGTGCCGGTATCCGGTTTGGTGGTACCGACGACGGTCGAAAGCAGCGTCGACTTGCCGGCGCCGTTGGAGCCGATGACGGTGACGAATTCACCCTCGGCGATGTCGAGCGAGACGCCGCGCAGCGCCCGCACTTCGGTCGCCGTGCCGGCATTGAAGGTGATGTGGATGTCGGAGAGTTTCAGCATCAGCTCTGCTCCTCGTCAGCCTGTTGTGCGCCGCGTACGAGCTTGAAGTTGAACAGCGACTTGCGCCCCTTCTTGCCGCGGCTCTGGGAAAGCACGACGGCGACGGCCACGACGATGGCGGTGATCAGGTTCAGGTCCTGCGGCTTGATGCCGATGAAGCCGGCCGACAGCGCGAAGGCGATGAACAGGCGGTAGACGACCGCGCCGATGACGCAGCCGAGCGTCGCCAGAAACACCGTGCGGCGGCCGAGAATGGCCTCGCCGATGATCAGCGCCGCAAGCCCGGTGACGATGGTGCCGACGCCCATGGTGACGTCTGCCACACCCTGCATCTGGGCAAACAGCGAACCCGCCAGCGCACAGAGCGCATTGGCGATCGCCATGCCGAGCAGCGTCATCGCGCCGTTGCGGATGCCCTGGGCTTCCGCCATGGCCGGGTTTTCGCCGGAGGCGCGAAGGCCGAGGCCAAGTTCGGTCTTCAGGAACCAGTCAATGATCAGCTTGGCGCCGATGGCGATGATGAGGAGCAGGATCGTGTTGCTCCATAGCCCGGCGCCGACAAGGCTTTCGAAACGGGAAAACACGGTGTCGTGGCCATAGACCGGAAGGTTCGGCCGTCCCATGATCCGGAGGTTGATCGAAAACAGCGCCACCATGGAGAGGATGCCGGCAAGCAGGTTCATAATGCCGAAGCGGACATTCAGCAGCCCGGTGACGAAACCGGCGATGGCGCCGGCAAGCATGCCGAAGACGGTCGCAATGAAGGGGTCGATGCCGTGGACGATGGCGGCGGCGGAAACCGCCGCGCCGAGAGGAAAGCTCCCGTCCACCGTCAGGTCCGGAAAGTCCAGGACCCGGAAGGACATGAAGATGCTCAACGCCACGAGGGCGAAGAGCAAGCCGGTCTCAAAAGCTCCGGCGAGCGCGAAAAGCGTCATTTTTATTCGATGACCTTCTTGGCGCTGTCTTTGACGTCCGCAGGCACCTCGACGCCCATGGCTTCGGCCGCCTTCATGTTCAGGAACAGATCCTGATTGCCGGGAACGACGACCGGAATATCGGCGATCGCCGTCCCGTCGAGGATCTGGGCGACCATGTCGCCGGTGACCTTGCCCATTTCGGCATAGTTGAAGCCGAGCGCCGCAACGGCACCACGTTCGACGGAATCGGTGTCGGTGGTGAAGACCGGCAGCTTGGCGCGTTCGCCGACGGTGACGATGGCTTCGAGGACCGAGATCACCGAATTGTCGGTCGGCAGCAGGATCGCGTCAGCCTTGCCGACGAGATTGCGGGCGGCATCCGGAACCATGGTCGACTGGGCGGCGGGGCTTTCGACGACGGTGAGGCCGAGTTCCTCGGCGCCGGCCTTGATCTCATCCACCTGGACGACCGAGTTGGCTTCGCCTGGATTATAGATGACGCCGATGGTCTTGACGTCCGGAACGAGCTTCTGGATCAGCTCCAGTGCCGGCTTCGGCGGCTGCTTGTCGGAGGTGCCGGTGATGTTGGCTTCCGGCGCTTCGGGGCTCTCGATCAGGCCGGCGGCGACCGGGTCGGTCACGGCGGCGAAGACGACGGGGGCATCGCCCATGGCGTTCTTCAGCGCCTGCGCCGACGGGGTCGAGATGCCGACGGAAACGTCGGGCTTGATGCCGGCGAATTCATCGGCGATCTGCGTCTGCGTGGTCATGTTGCCCTGGGCGGAGCGGGCGACGACCTTCAGGTTCTCGCCTTCCGTGTAGCCCTTTTCGGCGAGGCTTTCGACGATGCCTTCGCGTACGGCGTCAAGCGCGGGGTGTTCCACGATATAGGTGATGGCAACGGTCTTGGTATCCTGCGCCACGACTGGCGCGGCAAAGCCGGCAAGCGCAGCCATGGCGGCGGTGGCCAGCACCGCTGTCTTCAACTTGAGCATTTCGAAACCCCCTGTCAGGATTGTTCTTCACGCGGAATAATCGCGTCGGCAGTTTGGACCGCCGTAAAGCCCCGGTCAACGCCGCGGGTTGCGGGTTGAACACATTTTCGCCCTGCTTTCGGGTTTGCCAAATGGCCGGCGCGCCGGTAACACGACAATAACCAAGTTTCTATGGAGCCAAGGCACGATGGGCGAGGGCGAAATCAGGTTGGAACAGGGCTGGCGCGAGAAGCTGAAGCCGGAATTCGAGAGTGCCTATATGGCCTCCCTGAAGTCGTTTCTGGTGGACGAAAAGCGCGCCGGACAGACGGTTTTTCCCAAGGGCAACGAATATTTCCGCGCGCTCGACCTGACGCCGCTCGATCAGGTCAGGGTGGTCATTCTCGGTCAGGATCCCTATCACGGACCGGGGCAGGCGCATGGCCTCTGCTTTTCCGTTCGGCCCGGCGTGCGCACACCGCCGTCGCTCGTCAATATCTACAAGGAACTCGCCACCGATGTCGGCTTCCAGAAGGTCAATCACGGCTTTCTGGAGCATTGGGCGAAGCAGGGCGTGCTGCTGCTGAACTCGGTGCTCACCGTCCGGCAGGCCGCCGCCGCATCGCATCGCGGCAAGGGCTGGGAAGAGTTTACCGATGCCGTCATCCGCACCGTCAACGAGGAATGCCCGCATGTGGTCTTCATCCTCTGGGGCGCCTATGCGCAGAAGAAGGCCAGTTTTGTCGATCGAAACCGGCATCTGGTGCTGAAGGCGCCGCATCCTTCGCCGCTCTCCGCGCATAACGGCTTTTTCGGCAGCCGGCCGTTTTCCAAGGCCAACCAGTTTCTGCTGGAGCAGGGCATGGAGCCGATCGACTGGCAGCTTCCGCAGGATCCTGAAGATAGCTGAAGTCATTGCCCTTTCAGCGCCGATGCCCCATTTGAGCTAAAACACTGCGAGGACGCCATGAGCAACCATCAGAAATTCTTCATCGACGGCAAGTGGGTCGCGCCGACCGGGGACAAGACGCTCGATGTCATCAATCCGGCAACGGAGGAAGCCTTTACCGCGATCGCGCTTGGCAATGCGACCGACGTCGAAAAGGCGGTGATGGCGGCGCGGGGGGCCTTCGACAGCTTCTCGCGCACCACGCGCGAGGAGCGGATGGCGCTGCTTCAGCGCATCATCGAATGCTATCTGGCGCGCGAGGACGATCTTGTCGAAGCGGTCAGCAACGAAATGGGCGCACCGCTCGCCTTTGCCCGTGAGAACCAGGTGCCTGTCGGCGCCTCGCATCTGAAATCCACCCTGGAAGCGCTTGCCACATTCGAATTCGAGGAAGTGCGCAACAAGGGACTGATCGTGCGCGAGCCGATCGGTGTCTGCGCGCTGATCACGCCGTGGAACTGGCCGCTGAACCAGATCTGCGCCAAGGTCGCGCCGGCGATCGCGACGGGATGCACCATGGTGCTGAAACCCTCCGAGATCGCGCCTGTCTCCGGCATCATCTTCGCCGAGATCATGGAGGAAGCCGGCGTCCCCGCCGGTGTCTTCAACCTCGTCAATGGTACCGGGCCGGATGTTGGCCAGGTCATGGCGGGCCACCCCGAGGTCGACATGGTGTCGTTCACCGGCTCGACGCGCGCCGGCATCATCGTGGCGAAGACTGCGGCCGACACGGTCAAGCGCGTCTGCCAGGAACTCGGTGGCAAGTCGCCGAACATCATCCTCGATGATGCCGACCTCGAAAAGGCTGTCGCCCACGGCGTGCGCAACTGCTTCGACAATTCGGGCCAGTCCTGCGATGCGCCGACCCGCATGCTGGTGCCGGAGGGCAAGCATGATGCAGCCCTTGAAATCGCCAGGGTCACGGCCGAGAGCCTGAAGACCGGCGATCCCCGCGCCGAGGGTACCGATCTCGGCCCGGTCGTCAGCAAGGTCCAGTACGACAAGATTCAGGGCCTTATCGAGGCTGCGATCGCGGAAGGCGCGACGCTCGTCACCGGCGGTCCCGGCCTGCCGGAGGGGCTCAGTCGGGGCTACTACATTCGTCCGACCGTGTTCGGCAATGTCGACAACGAAATGACCATCGCACGACAGGAGGTCTTCGGTCCGGTGCTGTCGATCCTGCCCTACGCCAACGAGGAGCAGGCGATCGCGATCGCCAACGACACCGAATATGGCCTCGGCGCCTATGTCCAGTCCGGTTCGCTCGATCACGCCCGCGCCGTCGCGAAGCGGATCCGCGCCGGCAATGTCTCGATCAACGGACCGACATGGGACACGGCCATTCCCTTCGGCGGCTACAAGCAATCCGGCAACGGACGCGAATTTGCCGACTGGGGCATGCACGATTTTCTGGAAATCAAGGGGATACGCGGCTACACGGCTTAAAAACCGTGTCCGATCCGCTACAGTGGCCGCGCCCGGCGCCGCAAGGCTGCCGGGTCAGGCTTGACAGCCGGGCCGAAGAGAAGCCATGCGTCCCCAACCTTGCGGAGGCTACACCATGAAGAAGATCATCAATCCGGCGGGCCTGCGCCGTCCCTTCAGCAACAGCAGCCACGGCGTCTACGTGCCGCCGGGTGCCGGGCTTCTGGTCATCTCCGGTCAGGTCGGCATCGGCCCGGACGATGTCATCCCGCGCTCGGTCAAGGCGCAGGCGGAACTCTGTTTCGAGACGATCGGCAAGATCCTCGCCGAAGCCGGAATGGGCTTCGAGGACATCATCCGCGTCAACGGCTACGTCACCATGCGCGAGGATATCCCCGCCTATCTCGAGGTGCGCGACCGCTATGTCGGGGACCCGATGCCGGTCTCGACCCAGCTCATCGTCAGCGGCTTCACCCGCGCCGAATTCCTGGTCGAGGTCGAGGTGACGGCGGCAAAGGCGGCCTGAGGGCCGGCTGAATGATCCGGACGACGACAAGGACACTGAGCATGAAAAGCATTGCACTGAAGACCGCGCTCTCGATTGCAGAGGCCGGGCTTTCCCACGCTGAAAAATCCGGTTTCAAGCCCATGGCCGTGGTCGTCGTTGACGATGGTGGCCGCCTCGTTGCCTTCATGCGGGGGGATGGCGCCTCGCCGGGCCGGTTCGAACTGGCGCTCGCCAAGGCCAATGGCTGCGTCATGCTGGGTGTCGGCGGCCGGGCGCTTGCAGCACTCAACGCTTCCAATCCCGGTGTCGTAACCGCCGCCGGCAACGCCTTCGGCGGCAAGCTGTTTCCGGCGCCGGGCGGCGTTCTGCTGCGCGATGGTCAGGGCGCAATCATCGGCGCCGTCGGCGTTTCGGGCGATACGCCTGACAATGACGAAGCCGCCGCCATCGCCGGTATCCGCGCAGCAGGCATCGACTTCCAGCCATAAAGCGACCGCATCCTCGCGGACGTCAGATGTTTCCACCTGACTGCGAAATTCCTAAAGCGACAGCCCCCAGACCTTTGCCGTCTTGATCCCGCCGCTGCGAATGCGCAGCGAGTGGATGGGATCGAAGCCGGCGATGCGCTTGGTGCCGGTCCAGCGGCCGTTGTCGGCGAAGACCTCGACCGAGCCGATGTCGAGGAAGACGCGGATGTGGCTCGGCTTCGCACCAGGGGCGACGTAGTCCGGGGTCGCGCGTTCGATGTCGTCGAGGTAGATGAGGCGCATGCCTTCTGCATCGACCTTGATCACGATCTCGATATTGTTGTGGTAGAGATCGAGCTCGAAGGATTCGTTCGAGCCGTCGAGCTCGATCACGATTTCCGCCTGCCCCGTTTCCAGCGTAATCAGTTCGCCGGCTGCAAGCTGGGTCTCGTCGATCAGGTGATCGCGCAGCTTTTCCACGCCCTCGATCGGCGGCGTCAGCAAAACGTTGTCGGTCGGATCGTAGACAAGATTTCTCGGTAGGGTCATCGCCGTCGGAAAATCGATTTCGGGGGCGGCGTCGGCCCAGTTGGCGAGCCAGCCGATGCCGACGGGCGTGCCCTGATCGAGGAAGGCCTGGAAGGCATAGTTGTCGGTAACGAAATCTAGCTCCTGCTCGAATTCCGGCGTGAAGGTCGTGCCGTCGAAATGGCCGACGGTTGCCGATGTCAGGTTGCGGCGGCCTGTGGCCTCGTCGTGGCTGTGCATCAGGCCGCACATCAGCACCCAGTGAGTGTTGGGGTCTCCCGCCGGGCCGTCGAGCGGCAGCAGGCAGGGACATTCGATGACCTGTGTGTTGTGCCGGCCTTCCGAATGCAGCACATCGACGAATTCCCAGCCGCCCGCGGCCGTCACGTCGGCGGTCTGGTAGAGCAGCACGACGCCTTCCTCGTTTCGGCGGCTGCCGAGCAGCATCTTCCAGTAGCCGTCGGGACCGCGGAAGACATACGGGTCGCGGAAATCGAGCGTCAGGCCCTCAAGCTCCGGGCGATTGTCGATCAGCGGATGCGCCTCGCCGGCGAAAATCAGCGATTGCGACGTCGCCATCATCTGGATTTCGCGCTCCGGCGCACGGTCCGTGACGGATTCGGTGAAGAACACGCGGATGCCGGCGGAATTGTCGAGCGGAATCGCCGAGCCGGAGAACGCGCCGCCGCGCTTGGCCGGCCGGTGGCTGAGGTCCTCGGAGGGAAACAGGAAGATCGGCATGTGCCGCCAGTGCAGGAAGTCCTCGGAAATCGCATGGCCCCAGTGCATCGTGTTCCAGGTGAGGCCGTGCGAATAATGCTGGTAGAACAGGTGAGCGGAGCCGTTGAACCGGCCGAAGCCGTTCGGATCGTTC
Protein-coding sequences here:
- a CDS encoding glycoside hydrolase family 32 protein — its product is MSEQKTADETRLRKLRSHVPVNAVLHVWLKAIHPHAPAEMRLSLNEQVFGNIFVQNSEEYEFRMFFVPHGGELECAYDPETTTVSVAYWFTDAKVLEEGITVLRTHAANAPAPAPGSYHFRPPFGWMNDPNGFGRFNGSAHLFYQHYSHGLTWNTMHWGHAISEDFLHWRHMPIFLFPSEDLSHRPAKRGGAFSGSAIPLDNSAGIRVFFTESVTDRAPEREIQMMATSQSLIFAGEAHPLIDNRPELEGLTLDFRDPYVFRGPDGYWKMLLGSRRNEEGVVLLYQTADVTAAGGWEFVDVLHSEGRHNTQVIECPCLLPLDGPAGDPNTHWVLMCGLMHSHDEATGRRNLTSATVGHFDGTTFTPEFEQELDFVTDNYAFQAFLDQGTPVGIGWLANWADAAPEIDFPTAMTLPRNLVYDPTDNVLLTPPIEGVEKLRDHLIDETQLAAGELITLETGQAEIVIELDGSNESFELDLYHNNIEIVIKVDAEGMRLIYLDDIERATPDYVAPGAKPSHIRVFLDIGSVEVFADNGRWTGTKRIAGFDPIHSLRIRSGGIKTAKVWGLSL